The bacterium genome window below encodes:
- a CDS encoding terminase family protein, whose amino-acid sequence MAFVFNYLPHPAQQAIHKARKKRFRTVCTGRRFGKTLCLAAELLDRGGCEKAGDYGWIAPTYNVADRGIEAFRTIADGFIQICGRAPTRVEFTGPAGPVRIWFLSADNPDNIRGFGFQGIVIDEAAMISPDVWNYVLRPTIAQTLGWAVFVSTPKGHNWFYDLYTRGMDPGEEDYASFTFPSKASPFFPTKEWNEAKRTLPEDVFRQEYMAEFMEDSAGVFRNIDACLITQTERTETDKYHRHVVIGCDVAKHTDWTVLIAMDAETGRCFAMERFNQLDWPIQKERILGFARKYRGRLILDATGVGDPIYDDLKRVYADIEGFKLTSSSKTALIQRLIVSVEQRKLAWPSFAPTAQAPGATQGRPSSVHWDILTAELKRYEYEITPSGGITYNAPSGYHDDCVMALALANHGRWEAESSGSMIALGGFGRPAASTLRRRQRVLSG is encoded by the coding sequence ATGGCTTTCGTGTTCAATTATCTCCCCCACCCTGCACAACAGGCAATACACAAGGCGCGCAAGAAAAGGTTCCGGACAGTGTGTACTGGGCGGCGATTCGGTAAGACATTATGCCTGGCGGCGGAGTTGCTGGATCGCGGGGGGTGTGAGAAGGCCGGTGATTATGGGTGGATTGCGCCGACCTATAATGTCGCAGACCGCGGAATTGAGGCTTTTCGCACCATTGCCGATGGATTCATCCAGATTTGTGGCCGGGCACCGACACGGGTTGAATTTACCGGGCCTGCTGGACCTGTGAGGATCTGGTTCTTGTCCGCCGATAACCCGGATAATATTCGCGGTTTCGGTTTCCAGGGAATTGTGATTGATGAAGCGGCGATGATTTCTCCGGATGTGTGGAATTACGTCCTGCGCCCCACCATTGCCCAGACCTTGGGCTGGGCGGTATTTGTCAGCACCCCAAAGGGTCACAATTGGTTTTATGATCTGTACACCCGGGGAATGGATCCTGGCGAAGAGGATTATGCCAGTTTCACCTTCCCGAGTAAGGCATCACCATTCTTTCCGACAAAAGAATGGAACGAGGCAAAGCGGACTTTACCGGAAGATGTATTCCGGCAGGAATACATGGCGGAGTTTATGGAGGACAGTGCTGGTGTGTTCCGGAATATTGACGCGTGTCTGATCACACAGACAGAACGGACTGAAACGGACAAATATCACCGGCATGTCGTGATTGGCTGTGATGTGGCCAAGCATACGGACTGGACGGTTCTGATCGCCATGGATGCGGAGACGGGGCGGTGTTTCGCAATGGAACGGTTCAATCAACTGGACTGGCCTATCCAGAAGGAACGGATACTGGGGTTTGCCCGTAAATACCGGGGGCGGTTGATTTTGGACGCAACGGGAGTTGGAGATCCAATTTATGACGACCTGAAACGGGTATACGCGGATATTGAAGGGTTCAAGCTGACGTCATCGAGCAAGACGGCGTTGATTCAGCGGTTGATTGTCTCCGTTGAACAACGAAAATTAGCATGGCCCTCCTTCGCTCCCACGGCGCAAGCGCCTGGAGCTACGCAGGGCAGGCCAAGTTCCGTACACTGGGATATCCTGACAGCTGAATTAAAGCGATATGAGTATGAAATCACGCCATCAGGCGGGATCACCTATAATGCCCCGTCGGGGTATCATGATGACTGCGTCATGGCCTTGGCCCTGGCGAACCATGGGCGGTGGGAAGCGGAGAGTAGCGGGAGTATGATTGCGTTAGGTGGATTTGGACGCCCGGCCGCCAGTACTTTACGTCGCCGCCAGCGTGTTTTATCGGGTTGA